A DNA window from Falco naumanni isolate bFalNau1 chromosome Z, bFalNau1.pat, whole genome shotgun sequence contains the following coding sequences:
- the CENPK gene encoding centromere protein K isoform X1 has translation MAEWLSEIIDNDSGCPVNAKTEIVDECESIWTQLEECQKKLMLRRKETLKKTDTRLPLLKMLSTSLTVECKQWQKRSPELISTNPGMLSALGQKELQAVKDNLEMVLTAAESKNKQLEEDLKREQQWHEEQNQLVDFLTKMEEETKAQVELPEESSDIDELQNEILKVTTFKNKLLIALREFLEEHFPLPKEGVSAKKKSEKPAAELITLHKILEILIEQLMHRPHEPYVTINDSFWPPYIELLLRYGIALRHPEDPNRMRLEAFHI, from the exons GCTGAATGGTTATCAGAAATAATCGACAACGACTCAGGTTGTCCTGTAAATGCGAAGACAGAAATCGTGGATGAATGTGAAAGTATTTGGACGCAGTTGGAAGAG TGTCAGAAGAAGCTAATGCTTcgaagaaaagaaacactgaaaaaaacagatacCAGG CTTCCCTTGTTAAAGATGCTATCGACAAGTTTAACAGTGGAATGTAAACAGTGGCAAAAAAGAAGCCCTGAAC taatttctacTAATCCAGGTATGCTATCAGCATTAGGACAAAAAGAG ttgcAGGCTGTAAAGGATAATCTTGAAATGGTGCTCACGGCAGCTGAGTCAAAGAATAAACAACTGGAAGAAGATCTGAAAAG AGAACAGCAGTGGCATGAGGAACAGAACCAGTTAGTAGATTTTCTTACTAAAATGGAAGAAGAGACAAAAGCCCAAGTTGAACTTCCTGAAGAAAG TTCGGATATTGAtgaactgcaaaatgaaatctTGAAAGTAACGACCTTTAAGAACAAACTCTTGATTGCTCTGAGGGAATTCCTAGAAGAACATTTTCCCCTTCCAAAGGAAGGTGTAAGTGCTAAAAAG AAATCTGAGAAGCCAGCTGCAGAACTGATAACGCTGCATAAAATTTTGGAG ATTCTCATAGAACAATTAATGCACAGGCCACATGAACCCTATGTAACAATCAATGACTCATTCTGGCCACCTTACATTGAGCTGCTGCTGCGATATGGAATTGCCCTGAGACATCCAGAAGATCCAAACAGAATGCGCCTAGAAGCCTTTCACATATAG
- the CENPK gene encoding centromere protein K isoform X2, with protein sequence MLCSIQCQKKLMLRRKETLKKTDTRLPLLKMLSTSLTVECKQWQKRSPELISTNPGMLSALGQKELQAVKDNLEMVLTAAESKNKQLEEDLKREQQWHEEQNQLVDFLTKMEEETKAQVELPEESSDIDELQNEILKVTTFKNKLLIALREFLEEHFPLPKEGVSAKKKSEKPAAELITLHKILEILIEQLMHRPHEPYVTINDSFWPPYIELLLRYGIALRHPEDPNRMRLEAFHI encoded by the exons ATGCTTTGCAGTATCCAG TGTCAGAAGAAGCTAATGCTTcgaagaaaagaaacactgaaaaaaacagatacCAGG CTTCCCTTGTTAAAGATGCTATCGACAAGTTTAACAGTGGAATGTAAACAGTGGCAAAAAAGAAGCCCTGAAC taatttctacTAATCCAGGTATGCTATCAGCATTAGGACAAAAAGAG ttgcAGGCTGTAAAGGATAATCTTGAAATGGTGCTCACGGCAGCTGAGTCAAAGAATAAACAACTGGAAGAAGATCTGAAAAG AGAACAGCAGTGGCATGAGGAACAGAACCAGTTAGTAGATTTTCTTACTAAAATGGAAGAAGAGACAAAAGCCCAAGTTGAACTTCCTGAAGAAAG TTCGGATATTGAtgaactgcaaaatgaaatctTGAAAGTAACGACCTTTAAGAACAAACTCTTGATTGCTCTGAGGGAATTCCTAGAAGAACATTTTCCCCTTCCAAAGGAAGGTGTAAGTGCTAAAAAG AAATCTGAGAAGCCAGCTGCAGAACTGATAACGCTGCATAAAATTTTGGAG ATTCTCATAGAACAATTAATGCACAGGCCACATGAACCCTATGTAACAATCAATGACTCATTCTGGCCACCTTACATTGAGCTGCTGCTGCGATATGGAATTGCCCTGAGACATCCAGAAGATCCAAACAGAATGCGCCTAGAAGCCTTTCACATATAG